In the Campylobacter concisus genome, AACTGGAAATAAATTTTCTTTTAAAATTTCAGTCCTAATCGCCTTATTTGCCGCATTGTGTAAAACTTTGTTATGTCTTGAGGCTAAAAGCTTTTTTAGATACTCGTTTTTATCGATTACACCATCCTCTTTTGTCTCAAAATCCTTCAAAAAGAGTTTTTTATTACCATAAACCTTACACATATCTGTTATCACCATATCGGCATCAAATTTTTTTGAGATATCATAAACACATGAAGCATAATCCTTTTCCACATAGTCATCAGCATCTACGCAGATAGTATATTTGCCGCTAGCTAACAATATGCCATCATTTCTAGCAGCACTAACACCAGCATTACTCTTTGTTTTTAATATTATTTTATCTTCGTACTCTTTTAAAATTTGAGACGTGCCATCATTGCTTCCATCATCTACAACTATGATCTCGATATCATCCATATCTTGAGATATAAGTGAATTTAAACAATCTCTAATATGCTCTTTTTTGTTAAAAACAGGCACTATAAAGCTGATTTTCACATCAGACACGATATTTCCTTTTAATTTTTGTTTAATTGTATATTATTTTTAGTTCAGTAATGATAAAATGTCCACTTAAAATTTAAAGGATCTGCATGAAAAACGACATTGTCTCTAAGCTCTACAATCTCTTTTTAGTTATTGTCTTATTTACACTGCCGGTAACTGAGGGTTTAAAACAAATTTCACTCACACTTTTCGTCTTGGCTGGAATTTATATTTGCGTCAAAGAAAAAAGGCAATTTAAATTTGATCTCATAAATATCTCGCTTTTTATCTTTGTTTTGGCTACTTTTATAAGCTGCTTGGTAAATGGAGTTTCTGCATCAAGAGCGCTTGATCCGCTAAGGTGTATGCTATTTTTCTTTGTGGCTAGAAGTGTTGGTGTAGAAAAAATAAATTTTAAATTTTTATTTTTTGCCTTATTTGCTGGTTTGATTGCTGCATTTATCCCTGCTTGTATAGAAAAATTCACTTCAAATGATCCTTTAGCACTTTTTGAGCTTAAATCAATAGGACACGTAAATCATAGTGCTATTTTTATGCTACTAGTTTTTTGTGTAGCATTAGTTTCGATAAATAGCAAAGAAATTTTTGAAAAGTACATATGCATAAGTGTTGCCGGAATTTGTGTCCTTGGTATAATGATAGCTGGCTCAAGAGCTGCAATGTATCTTTTACCAATCATTATTTTTACTTACTTACTTTTTGAAATTTTAAATAAACAGATAAAAATAAAATTTTTATTAGGCTTGATAATTTTATTTGGTGTAATAGCTATTTCTTATATGTATATATCAACAAATATCACTCAAGATGATAGATTGTATAGTCAACTAACAAAGGGGGTTACTGGATCAGAGACTAGATATCCGATCTTTGCTAGCGCATTTTATACGTGGTTAGAACACCCTTTATTTGGGATAGGTTCTGGAGAGTTTAAGATCATTGATATAACAAAATATTTTCCAGGCAATGTTGAAGTTCATGTTAGTCACGCACACAATACCTTTTTAACATTTTTAACAGAAAAGGGCATCGTTGCCTTGCTTGCATATTTGGTATTTCAACTATTACTCTTTATAAAATTCATTAAAAATTTTAGACAAAATAGCATAGTTTTTCTTGCACTTTTAATGCTCATGGCTAATAATATAATTTCACTCGCAAATACAACATTTCACCATGAAAATGCACTTTTAATGCTACTATTTTGGGCTCTAGCTTTAAGTGCGATAGATGAAAAATCGACCTTAAAAATTAGCTAACGCTCCGATACACCTCAACCGTTTTAAATTTTATAAAGAAACGGTTGAGTCAAATTTTTTATTTTTTCTTCATTTCCTCAAGCTCTTGTGCTAGAAATTCTCCAGTGTAGCTGCCAGTTTTTTTATAGTTTTTAGCTACTTCTTTTACGTTGCCGCACGCTATCACTTTACCACCCTTTGCACCGCCTTCTGGTCCCATGTCTACGATATAGTCGCAGTTTTTGATAACATCCATATTATGTTCGATCACAAAGACTGAATTTCCAAGATCAACTAAGTGATTTAGCACCTTTACCAGCCTATCAACATCGGCAAAATGAAGCCCTGTCGTTGGCTCATCAAGGATGTAAAGCGTATTTCCAGTGTCGCTTCTACTAAGCTCTTTTGCTAGCTTTACACGCTGCGCCTCGCCGCCACTAAGTGTGACTGCGTTTTGTCCAAGCGTGATGTAGCCAAGCCCCACGTCTTGCAGTGTCGTAAGCTTTGAAGCGATCTTTGGTACAGCCTTAAAAAACTCAACCGCCTCATCTATACTCATATTTAGAACCTCAGCGATGTTTTTGCCTTTGTATAAAATTTCCAAAGTTTGAGCGTTATATCTAGCGCCATTACAAACGTCACAAACCACGTTTATATCAGGCAAAAAATGCATCTCGATCGTGATCTCGCCCTCACCTTGGCACTTCTCGCAACGCCCACCTTTGACGTTGAAGCTAAAGCGCCCTATTTTATAGCCTCTAAGCTTTGCCTCTTTGGTCTGTGCAAATAAATTTCTTATCTCGTCCATCACGCCAGTATAAGTCGCTGGATTTGAGCGTGGGGTGCGGCCGATCGGGCTTTGATCGAGGTATATGACCTTGTCTAAATTCTCAAGTCCGCTTAAATTTACCCCAGCTATCTTTTTTACCTTTTTGGCTCTGTTTAGCTGCTCCTGCGCTTCTGGAAGCAGGGTCTGAAGCACTAGCGAGCTCTTGCCAGATCCTGAAACGCCGGTGATACCCACAAGGTTTCTAAGCGGGAATTTAGCGGTTAAATTTGAGATGTTGTTGATATTTACATTTGAAATTTCAAGCCACTTCTCGGCTTTTCTATTTTTTTGATAGTTGATCTTTTTCTTACCATTTATGTATTGTGCAGTCTGAGTATCTGAGCTTAAAAGCTCTTTTGAACTGCCTGCAAAGACCACGTTACCGCCAAATTTACCAGCTCCAGGGCCAATATCTACGATAAAATCAGCCTCTTCTATCGTTTTTTTGTCATGCTCAACGACGATTACAGAGTTGCCTTTGGCTTGTAAATTTCTAAGCGTTTTTATGAGTTTTAGTGTATCTCGCTCGTGAAGGCCGATGCTTGGCTCATCAAGCACGTACATGACGCCACTTAGCCCACTTCCTATCTGGCTCGCGATCCTAATACGCTGCGTCTCACCACCACTGATCGTCCTAGCATCACGTCCAAGCGACAAATAGCCAAGCCCCACGTCATACAAAAAGAAAAGCCTCTCGTTGATCTCTTTTAAGATAGGCTTTGCGATCGCCTTGTCATAGTCGCTAAGATATGCGAAATTTTTCTCATTTGAAAAAAATGCAGTGCAGTTTTCTATGCTCATATCTAAAATTTCACCAAGTCCAAGGCCAGCGACCTTGACCGCTAAACTTTGAGGCTTT is a window encoding:
- a CDS encoding glycosyltransferase family 2 protein; its protein translation is MSDVKISFIVPVFNKKEHIRDCLNSLISQDMDDIEIIVVDDGSNDGTSQILKEYEDKIILKTKSNAGVSAARNDGILLASGKYTICVDADDYVEKDYASCVYDISKKFDADMVITDMCKVYGNKKLFLKDFETKEDGVIDKNEYLKKLLASRHNKVLHNAANKAIRTEILKENLFPVGITQAEDFHAIVRNVIASKTLVKLNKAFYYYKIGDNNTAGFEKLKAVMDHKFVYDDIISILKNKNLALEMVSDLEFRKIKSVYMPAILARPNLKNSSYVKALDLFYEDIDSIINSAGFSKLRLKQRILLKVLKNVKSYENVSKILKIFNTINGFLSNKKMKEFKE
- a CDS encoding O-antigen ligase family protein; translated protein: MKNDIVSKLYNLFLVIVLFTLPVTEGLKQISLTLFVLAGIYICVKEKRQFKFDLINISLFIFVLATFISCLVNGVSASRALDPLRCMLFFFVARSVGVEKINFKFLFFALFAGLIAAFIPACIEKFTSNDPLALFELKSIGHVNHSAIFMLLVFCVALVSINSKEIFEKYICISVAGICVLGIMIAGSRAAMYLLPIIIFTYLLFEILNKQIKIKFLLGLIILFGVIAISYMYISTNITQDDRLYSQLTKGVTGSETRYPIFASAFYTWLEHPLFGIGSGEFKIIDITKYFPGNVEVHVSHAHNTFLTFLTEKGIVALLAYLVFQLLLFIKFIKNFRQNSIVFLALLMLMANNIISLANTTFHHENALLMLLFWALALSAIDEKSTLKIS
- the uvrA gene encoding excinuclease ABC subunit UvrA, translating into MNDIIEITGAREHNLKNINLKIPKNKLVVFTGLSGSGKSTLAFDTLYAEGQRRYMESLSSYARQFLDRVGKPDVDKIEGLTPAIAIDQKTTSKNPRSTVGTITEIYDYLRLLYARVGVQHCHKCGKPISKMSASDIINEISKLPLGAKVIIYAPLVREKKGTWADLIENLRQKGFVRAQIDGVVVRLDEEIELAKTKKHTIKVIVDRIAIDEQNHERLASDVEKALNESFGEVEIEIANADELGLKESFIHYSEHMACFDCKISFTPLEPLSFSFNSPKGACEHCDGLGIRYSLDMSKIIDEEKSIENGAIRLLYGYNMSYYYKFLLAFCEQNSIDIKKPYYELSEDEKRLVLYGNVKEVEFFWKRNKLLRKFDGVVKISHGLLKDYKDFDEYMSEKICDACNGHRLKPQSLAVKVAGLGLGEILDMSIENCTAFFSNEKNFAYLSDYDKAIAKPILKEINERLFFLYDVGLGYLSLGRDARTISGGETQRIRIASQIGSGLSGVMYVLDEPSIGLHERDTLKLIKTLRNLQAKGNSVIVVEHDKKTIEEADFIVDIGPGAGKFGGNVVFAGSSKELLSSDTQTAQYINGKKKINYQKNRKAEKWLEISNVNINNISNLTAKFPLRNLVGITGVSGSGKSSLVLQTLLPEAQEQLNRAKKVKKIAGVNLSGLENLDKVIYLDQSPIGRTPRSNPATYTGVMDEIRNLFAQTKEAKLRGYKIGRFSFNVKGGRCEKCQGEGEITIEMHFLPDINVVCDVCNGARYNAQTLEILYKGKNIAEVLNMSIDEAVEFFKAVPKIASKLTTLQDVGLGYITLGQNAVTLSGGEAQRVKLAKELSRSDTGNTLYILDEPTTGLHFADVDRLVKVLNHLVDLGNSVFVIEHNMDVIKNCDYIVDMGPEGGAKGGKVIACGNVKEVAKNYKKTGSYTGEFLAQELEEMKKK